From a single Phacochoerus africanus isolate WHEZ1 chromosome 11, ROS_Pafr_v1, whole genome shotgun sequence genomic region:
- the UBTFL1 gene encoding upstream-binding factor 1-like protein 1 produces the protein MMLSQGQGDWSKEDVEKLLERMERNLPSNDSHTFKTAQSLMDWEKVAFKEFSGQMCKQKWLEISYNLRKFRTLSELVLEAKENVHSSHKSRKLEKHPDFPKKPLTSYIRFFKEMRPQYLQRHPQLSNQELTKVLSEEYKKLPEQVKLKYTQDFQKEKQEFEEKMAQFKEQHPDLVQKSRKSDVPKGSQSRLQGSVQKVRSPPRNNVSMTMKFHGEPKKPPMHGYHKFHQDLWSSWQLKGLPYWQRMVEIGRLWQRVPQSEKEHYKQQAEQLQKQYKVDLDLWLQTLSPEEYAAYRERTCSKRRNMSMPGGPDPKIREMALQSPSAGNLQGGLGGDQGLRETESSDTTGENVSQASEEKKDLKEREDGRNSSDSTREEDEDGGAEGSGDEDEYCDVQHSGPNSQS, from the coding sequence ATGATGTTGTCTCAAGGGCAAGGTGACTGGTCCAAAGAAGACGTTGAGAAGTTACTGGAACGTATGGAGAGGAACCTTCCATCCAATGACAGCCACACATTCAAAACAGCCCAGTCACTGATGGACTGGGAAAAAGTagcttttaaagaattttctggaCAAATGTGCAAACAAAAATGGTTAGAGATTTCTTATAACCTGAGGAAGTTTCGGACTCTGTCAGAATTAGTCTtggaagcaaaggaaaatgtTCACAGTTCTCACAAAAGCAGAAAACTCGAGAAGCATCCTGATTTCCCCAAGAAGCCCCTGACCTCCTACATTCGCTTTTTCAAGGAGATGCGACCCCAGTACCTCCAAAGACACCCTCAGCTGAGCAACCAGGAGCTGACCAAGGTCCTGTCTGAAGAATACAAAAAGCTGCCAGAGCAGGTGAAGCTGAAATATACGCAAGATTTCCAGAAGGAGAAACAGGAGTTTGAGGAAAAAATGGCTCAGTTCAAGGAACAGCACCCTGATCTAGTCCAGAAGTCCAGGAAGTCTGATGTCCCCAAAGGAAGCCAATCCAGACTCCAGGGAAGTGTGCAAAAAGTGAGGTCTCCCCCCAGAAACAATGTATCCATGACGATGAAGTTCCATGGAGAACCCAAGAAGCCCCCGATGCATGGATATCACAAGTTCCACCAGGATTTGTGGTCCAGCTGGCAGCTGAAAGGGCTGCCCTATTGGCAGCGCATGGTGGAGATTGGTAGACTCTGGCAGCGGGTCCCCCAGAGCGAGAAGGAGCATTACAAGCAGCAGGCTGAGCAACTGCAGAAACAGTACAAGGTGGACCTCGACCTCTGGCTCCAGACTCTGTCTCCTGAAGAATATGCTGCTTACAGAGAGCGAACCTGCAGCAAGCGTAGGAACATGAGCATGCCAGGGGGCCCGGACCCCAAGATCAGAGAGATGGCTCTGCAGTCCCCATCGGCAGGGAATCTGCAAGGAGGGCTTGGAGGGGACCAGGGCCTTCGAGAGACGGAATCATCAGACACTACTGGAGAAAATGTTTCACAGgcatcagaggaaaaaaaggaccTTAAGGAAAGGGAGGACGGCAGAAACTCCTCGGACAGCACCAGGGAGGAAGATGAGGATGGTGGTGCTGAGGGCAGTGGGGATGAAGATGAATATTGTGATGTTCAGCACAGTGGCCCCAACTCACAGTCCTAA